GTCGTGGTAGGGTGTAGGTCGTGGTGGCATGGAGGTcgtggtgggggtggaggtcgtggtgggggtggaggtcgtggtgggggtggaggtcttGGTGGGGGTAGAGGTcgtggtgggggtggaggtcttggtgggggtggaggtcgtggtgggggtggaggtcgTGGTCGGGTGGAGGTCGTGGTGGGGTGGAGGTCGTGGTGGGGTGGAGGTcgtggtgggggtggaggtcgtggtgggggtggaggtcgtggtgggggtggaggtcttggtgggggtggaggtcgtggtgggggtggaggtcgTGCCGGGGTGGAGGtcgtggtggggtgggggtggaggtcgTGGTGGGGTGGAGGTCGTGGTGGAGTGGAGGTCGTGGTGGGGTGGAGGTCGTGGTGGGGTGGAGGTCGTGGTAGGGGTGCGGGTCGTGGTGGGGTGGAGGTCGTGGTGGGGTGGAGGTcgtggtgggggtggaggtcgtggtgtgggtggaggtcttggtgggggtggaggtcgtggtgggggtggaggtcgTGGTGGAATGTAGGTCGTGGTGGGGTGTAGGTCGTGGTGGCGTGGAGGTcgtggtgggggtggaggtcgTGGTGGGGTGGAGGTCGTGGTGGGGTGGAGGTCGTGGTGGGGTGGAGGTCGTGGTGGGGTGGAGGTCGTGGTAGGGGTGCGGGTCGTAGtggagtggaggtggtggtggggtagaggtggtggtggggtggaggtCATGGTGGGGTGGAGGTCGTGGTAGGGGTGGAGGTCGTGGTGGGGTGGAGGTCGTGGTGGGGTGGAGgtcgtggtgggggtgggggtcgtggtggggtggaggtcgtggtggggtgggggtcgtggtggggtggaggacgtggtggggtggtggtcgtggtggggtgGAGGTCGTGGCGGGGTGGAGGTCGTGGCGGGGTGGAGgtcgtggtggggtggtggtcgtggtggggtggaggtcgtggtgtggtggaggtcgtGGTGAGGGTGGAGGTCGTGGTGGGGTGGAGGTCGTGGTGGGGTGGAGGTCGTGGTGGGGTGGAGGTCGTGGTGAGGGTGGAGGTCGTGGTGAGGGTGGAGGTCGTGGTGAGGGTGGAGGTCGTGGTGGGGTGGAGGTCGTGGTAGGGTGGAGGTCGTGGCGGGGTGGAGGTCGTGGCGGGGTGGAGGTCGTGGCGGGGTGGAGGTCGTGGCGGGGTGGAGGTCGTGGTGGGGTGGAGGTCGTGGTGAGGGTGGAGGTCGTGGTGAGGGTGGAGGTCGTGGTGGGGTGGAGGTCGTGGTGGGGTGGAGGTCGTGGTGGGGTGGAGGTCGTGGTGGGGTGGAGGTCGTGGTGGGGTGGAGGTCGTGGTGGGGTGGAGGTCGTGGTGAGGGTGGAGGTCGTGGTGAGGGTGGAGGTCGTGGTGGGGTGGAGGTCGTGGTGGGGTGGAGGTCGTGGTGGGGTGGAGGTCGTGGTGGGGTGGAGGTCGTGGTGGGGTGGAGGTCGTGGTGGGGTGGAGGTCGTGGTGGGGTGGAGGTCGTGGTGGGGTGGAGGTCGTGGTGGGGTGCCCGCTGTGACACATATGGTAAACACTCCggaagggggggggcggggtgggggggtGAAACACAAACTTATCAACACTAAACTTCATCAATTTCCGGCATgaaaagtttgatattacgaataccAGAGTAGTGGGGGAGGCGCGCCCCCTGATCCTGGTGTTGCTGGCTACTACACTATGGTGGGGGCCCTCACCTTCAGGCCTCTTGGGTCAGTCGGTCGGTCCGTCGGTACCgttggtcggtcggtcggtcggtctctctctctcgtttagtCTCTTGTGGGATTTTTCGACTCTTTATTTCATCTCGGAGTTATTGTATCATCTAGCAGACCTAATGTGTTGTTTCTGTAACCCCTCACCTCATGCACCTCTtcaccccacccccttccccctctaaccccaccctcaccccatcaccaccccGCCACTCCTCTGTCCACTCCCCATTTCCAACCCTTAAACCAAATCTAGTGGGCACAACAGCTCCCTGAAACTGGTAAACAGATTCCCCTTTGTGGCCAGAAGAGTAAGTTTAGAGGTAGAATCCTTGACACCTCCTGTGGTCGCGAGCGTCCCCCTGGTACCGTCCCCCTGGTACCGTCCCCTGGTACCGTCCCCTGGTACAGGCCCCTGGTACCGTCCCCTGGTATCGTCCCCCTGGTACCGTCCCCAGGTACCGTCCCCAGGTACCGTCCCCTGGTACCGTCCCCTGGTACCGTCCCCCTAGTACCGTCCCCCTGGTACCGTCCCCCTAGTACCGTCCCCCTGGTACCGTCCCCTTGGTACCGTCCCCTGGTACCGTCCCCAGGTACCACCCCCTGGTACCGTCCCCCTAGTACCGTCCCCTGGTACAGGTCCCAGGTACCGTCCCCCTGTTACAGGCCCCCTGGTACCGTCCCCAGGTACCACCCCCTGGTACCGTCCCCCTGGTACCGTCCCCTGGTACAGGCCCCTGGTACCGTCCCCCTGGTACCGTCCCCAGGTACCGTCCCCTGGTACCGTCCCCAGGTACCGTCCCCTGGTACCGTCCCCAGGTACCGTCCCCAGGTACCGTCCCCAGGTACCGTCCCCTGGTACCGTCCCCAGGTACCGTCCCCTGGTACCGTCCCCCTGGTACCGTCCCCAGGTACCGTCCCCTGGTACCGTCCCCAGGTACCGTCCCCAGGTACCGTCCCCTGGTACAGGCCCCTGGTACCATCTCCCTGGTACCGTCCCCCTGGTACCGTCCCCCTGGTACCGTCCCCAGGTACCGTCCCCAGGTACCGTCCCCCTGGTACCGTCCCCAGGTACCGTCCCCAGGTACCGTCCCCCTGGTACCATCCCCCTTTGTACCATCCCCTGGTACCGTCCCCCTGGTACCGTCCCCTGGTACCGTCCCCCCTGGTACCGTCTCCCTTGTACCGTCCTCCCTGGTACCGTCCCCCTGGTACCGTCCGCCCTGGTACAGGCCCCCTGGTACCATCCCCTGGTACTGTCCCCCTGGTACCGTCCCCCTAGTACCACCTCGTTGTACCGTTCCCCTGGTACCGTCccccaggggcctcgtagcctggtggatagcgcgcaggactcataattctgtggcgcgggttcgattcccgcacgaggcagaaacaaatgggcaaagtttctttcaccctgaatgcccctgttacctagcagtaaataggtacctgggagttagtcagctgtcacaggctgcttcctgggggtggaggccttgtcgaggaccgggccgcggggacactaaagccccgaaatcatctcaagataaccatctcaagataacccctagtaccaccccctTGTACCGTCCCCTGGTACCGTCCCCTGGTACTGTCCCCCTGGTACCGTCCACTGGTACCGTCCCCCTGGTACCGTCCCCCTGGTACCACCCCCTAGTACCGTCCCCTGGTACCGCCCCCTTGTACCGTCCCCCTGGTACCGCTCCCAGGTACCGCCCCTGGTACCAGGGGAGGGTACAGGTACCAGGGGAAAGTACAGGTACCAGGGGAGGGTACAGGTACCAGGGGAGGGTACAGGTACCAGGGGAGGGTACAGGTACCAAGGGGCGGTACAGGTACCAAGTGCCGGTACAGGTACCAGGGGCCGGTTCAGGTACCAGGGGAGGGTACAGGTATCAGGGGCCGGTACAGGTAGCAGGGGGACGCTACAAGTACCAGGGGCCGGTACGTACAGGTACCAAGGGACGGTACAGGTACCAGGGATCACAGGGACCCCTTCACCACCCCGACAATAACGCTATACGCCCCTGCCTCGCCCCAAGTCGGAGACAGAGACAATGTCATAATGTATTCATAGTTTTCTTTACAAAAATTCATAGGATGGACGATGAATGCAAATTGTCCCAAGTTGATGGCATTTTTGGCCTGCAAGTCCAGGCAAGAGGTCAAAGTTCGCTTTCAAAGTTGCATAATTAATTGCAGAGCATTTCATTGTGTTTATTTATGCAATATTCCACCAGCCAGGGTGACACCTTGGGTGACACACCCTGGCCGACACCCAGGGTGACACCCAGGGTGACACACCCTGGCAAGACACCCAGGGTGACACACCCTGGCCGACACCCTGGGCGACACCCTGGCCGACTCCCTGGCCGACACACTGGGCGACACCCTGGCCGACACCCTGGGCCGCCACCCTGGCCGACATCCTGGGCGACACCTTGGCCGACACCCTGGGCGACACAATGGGCGACACCCCTGGGCGACACCCTGGGCGACACCCTGGCCGACATCCTGGCCGACACCCTGGCCGACATCCTGGGCGACACCCTGGCCGACACCCTGGGCCGACACCCTGGCCGACATCCTGGGCGACACCCTGCCAACACCCTGGGCGACACCCTGGCCGACACCCTGGGCGACACCCTAGCCGACACCCTGGGCGACACCCTGGCCTTAACCCTGGCCGACATCCTGGGCGACACCCTGGCCGACATCCTGGGCGACATCATGGCCGACACCCTGGGCGACACCCTGGCCGACACTCTGCGAGACACCCTGGCCGACATCCTGGGCGACACCCAGGCTGACATCCTGGGCGACACCCTGGCCGACACCCTGACCGACACCCTGGGCGACACCCTGGCCGACATCCTGGCCGACACCCTGGCCGACATCCTGGGCGACACCCTGGGCGACACCCTGGCCGACATCCTGGGCGACACCCTGGGCGACACCCTGAGCAACACCCTGGCCGACACCCTGGCCGACACCGTGGCCGACACACTGGGCGACACCCTGGCCGACACCCTGACCGACACCGTGGCCGACACCCTGGGCGACACCCTGACCGACACTCTGGGCGACACCCTGGGCGACACCTGGGCCAACACCCTGGCCGACACCCTGGGCGACACCCTGACTGACACCCTGGGCGACACCCTGACCGACACCCTGGCCGACACCCTGGGCGACACCCTGACCGACACCCTGGGCGACACCCTGACTGACACCCTGGGCGACACCCTGGCCGACACCCTGGCCGACACCCTGAGCGACACCCTGGCCGACACCCTGGCCGACACCCTGGGCGACACCCTGGCTGACATCCTGGGCGACACCCTGGGCGACACCCCAGCCGACACCCTGGGCGACACCCTGGCCGACACCCTGAGCGACACCCTGGCCGACACCCTGGCCGACACCCTGGGCGACACCCTGGCTGACATCCTGGGCGACACCCTGGCCGACACCCTGGGCGACACCCTGGCCGACACCCTGACCGACACCCTGGCCGACACCCTGGGCGACACCCTGGCCGACACCCTGACCGACACCCTGGCCGACACCCTGGCCGACACCCTGGCCGACACCCTGACCGACACCCTGGGCGACACCCTGGCcgacaccctggctgacaccctgGCCGACACCCTGGCCGACACCCTGACCGACACCCTGGCCGACACCCTGACCGACACCCTGGGCGACACTCTGGCCGACACCCTGGCCGACACCCTGGGGTTGTTTTGGGTGAGTATTAAGTAACGCTCAAGTGTGAGGTGTTGTCTTAACAACGTTGTTGTCGTTGGTGGATCAGGTCAAGTTGCTTCATTATCTTTGTTGCTGCGTCCCTGTACCGTTGTTGCTGCGTCCCTGTACCGTTGTTGCTGCGTCCCTGTACCGTTGTTGCTGCGTCACTGTACCGTTGTTGCTGCGTCACTGTACCGTTGTTACTGCGTCACTGTACCGTTGTTGCTGCGTCACTGTACCGTTGTTGCTGCGTCACTGTACCGTTGTTGCTGCGTCACTGTACCGTTGTTGCTGCGTCACTGTACCGTTGTTACTGCGTCACTGTACCGTTGTTACTGCGTCCCGGTACAGTTGCGTCACGAGTGCCAATGGTACGCCAAGCGACAACTCTCTAAGCTGTTAAAGAATTCCGGATGAGCGGGAGCTTTGCGTCACAGAGACAGGGAAGTCGGTTACAGAGCCAGGGAGTCGGTTACAGAGCCAGGGAGCCGGTTACAGAGCCAGGGAGCAGGTTACAGAGACAGGGAGTCGGTTACAGAGCCAGGGAGCCGGTTACAGAGACAGGGGAGTCGGTTACAGAGCCATGGAGCCGGTTACAGAGCCAGGGAGCAGGTTACAGAGACAGAGTCGGTTACAGAGCCAGGGAGCCGGTTACAGAGCCAGGGAGCCGGTTACAGAGACACGGAGCCGGTTACAGAGACAGGGGAACCGGTTACAGAGCCAGGGAGCCGGTTACAGAGACAGGGGAACCGGTTACAGAGCCAGGGGAACCGGTTACAGAGCCAGGGAGCCGGTTACAGAGCCAGGGAGCCGGTTACAGAGCCAGGGAGCCGGTTACAGAGCCAGGGAGCCGGTTACAGAGGCAGGGAGCCGGTTACAGAGAGACGGGAGCCGGTTACAGAGACAGGGAGCCGGTTATAGAGCCAGGGAGCCGGTTACAGAGCCAGGGAGCCGGTTACAGAGACACGGGAGCCAGTTACAGAGCCAGGGAGCCGGTTACAGAGACACGGGAGCCGGTTACAGAGCCAGGGAGCCGGTTACAGACACGGGAGCCGGTTACAGAGCCAGGAAGCCGGTTACAGATACACGGGAGCCGGTTACAGAGCCAGGGAGCCTGTTACAGAGACACGGGAGCCGGTTACAGAGACACGGGAGCCGGTTACAGAGTCAGGGAGCCGGTTACAGAGACAGGGGAGCCTGTTACAGAGCCAGAGAGCCGGTTACAGAGACACGGGAGCCGGTTACAGAGCCAGGGAGCCGGTTACAGAGACACGGGAGCCGGTTACAGAGCCGGTTACAGAGACATGGGAGCCGGTTACAGAGCCAGGGAGCCGTTACAGAGCCAGGGAGCCGGTTACAGAGCCAGGGAGCCGGTTACAGAGACACGGGAGCCGGTTACAGAGCCAGGGAGCCGTTACAGAGCCAGGGAGCCGGTTACAGAGCCAGGGAGCCGGTTACAGAGCCAGGGAGCCGGTTACAGAGCCAGGGAGCCGGTTACAGAGACAGGGAGCCGGTTACAGAGACAGGAAGCCGGTTACAGAGACACGGGAGCCGGTTACAGAGACAGGGAGCCGGTTACAGAGCCAGGGAGCCGGTTACAGAGACACGGGAGCCGGTTACAGAGACAAGGAGCCGGTTACAGAGCCAGGGAGCCGGTTACAGAGACAGGGAGCCGGTTACAGAGACAGGGAGCCGGTTACAGAGACACGGGAGCCGGTTACAGAGCCAGGGAGCCGGTTACAGAGCCAGGGAGCCGGTTACAGAGACACGGGAGCCGGTTACAGAGACACGGGAGCCGGTTACAGAGACACGGGAGCCGGTTACAGAGACACGGGAGCCGGTTACAGAGACAGGGAGCCGGTTACAGAGACAGGGAGCCGGTTACAGAGCCAGGGAGCCGGGTACAGAGCCAGGGAGCCGGTTACAGAGACACGGGAGCCTGTTACAGAGCCAGGGAGCCGGTTACAGAGACAGGGAGCCGGTTACAGAGCCAGGGAGCCGGTTAGAGAGCCAGGGAGCCGGTTACAGAGACACGGGAGCC
This genomic window from Procambarus clarkii isolate CNS0578487 chromosome 62, FALCON_Pclarkii_2.0, whole genome shotgun sequence contains:
- the LOC138354400 gene encoding uncharacterized protein encodes the protein MTSTPPPPLPHHHLHSTTTRTPTTTSTPPRPPPHHDLHPTTTSTPPRPPPPPRPPRHHDLHPTTTYIPPRPPPPPRPPPPPRPPPTPRPPPPPRPPPHHDLHPTTTRTPTTTSTPPRPPPHHDLHSTTTSTPPRPPPPPHHDLHPGTTSTPTTTSTPTKTSTPTTTSTPTTTSTPTTTSTPPRPPPHHDLHPTTTSTPTTTSTPTKTSTPTTTSTPTKTSTPTTTSTPTTTSTPTTTSMPPRPTPYHDLHPTTTSTPTTTSTPPPRPPPHHDLQHQLSS
- the LOC138354401 gene encoding uncharacterized protein yields the protein MCHSGHPTTTSTPPRPPPHHDLHPTTTSTPPRPPPHHDLHPTTTSTPPRPPPHHDLHPHHDLHPHHDLHPTTTSTPPRPPPHHDLHPTTTSTPPRPPPHHDLHPHHDLHPHHDLHPTTTSTPPRPPPRHDLHPATTSTPPRPPPYHDLHPTTTSTLTTTSTLTTTSTLTTTSTPPRPPPHHDLHPTTTSTLTTTSTTPRPPPHHDHHPTTTSTPPRPPPRHDLHPTTTTTPPRPPPHHDPHPTTTSTPPRPPPPPRPPPHHDLHPTTTSTPTTTSTPP
- the LOC138354402 gene encoding serine-aspartate repeat-containing protein I-like, producing the protein MQYSTSQGDTLGDTPWPTPRVTPRVTHPGKTPRVTHPGRHPGRHPGRLPGRHTGRHPGRHPGPPPWPTSWATPWPTPWATQWATPLGDTLGDTLADILADTLADILGDTLADTLGRHPGRHPGRHPANTLGDTLADTLGDTLADTLGDTLALTLADILGDTLADILGDIMADTLGDTLADTLRDTLADILGDTQADILGDTLADTLTDTLGDTLADILADTLADILGDTLGDTLADILGDTLGDTLSNTLADTLADTVADTLGDTLADTLTDTVADTLGDTLTDTLGDTLGDTWANTLADTLGDTLTDTLGDTLTDTLADTLGDTLTDTLGDTLTDTLGDTLADTLADTLSDTLADTLADTLGDTLADILGDTLGDTPADTLGDTLADTLSDTLADTLADTLGDTLADILGDTLADTLGDTLADTLTDTLADTLGDTLADTLTDTLADTLADTLADTLTDTLGDTLADTLADTLADTLADTLTDTLADTLTDTLGDTLADTLADTLGLFWVSIK
- the LOC138354403 gene encoding golgin subfamily A member 6-like protein 2, translating into MEPVTEPGSRLQRQSRLQSQGAGYRAREPVTETRSRLQRQGNRLQSQGAGYRDRGTGYRARGTGYRAREPVTEPGSRLQSQGAGYRAREPVTEAGSRLQRDGSRLQRQGAGYRAREPVTEPGSRLQRHGSQLQSQGAGYRDTGAGYRAREPVTDTGAGYRARKPVTDTREPVTEPGSLLQRHGSRLQRHGSRLQSQGAGYRDRGACYRAREPVTETREPVTEPGSRLQRHGSRLQSRLQRHGSRLQSQGAVTEPGSRLQSQGAGYRDTGAGYRAREPLQSQGAGYRAREPVTEPGSRLQSQGAGYRDREPVTETGSRLQRHGSRLQRQGAGYRAREPVTETREPVTETRSRLQSQGAGYRDREPVTETGSRLQRHGSRLQSQGAGYRAREPVTETREPVTETREPVTETREPVTETREPVTETGSRLQRQGAGYRAREPGTEPGSRLQRHGSLLQSQGAGYRDREPVTEPGSRLESQGAGYRDTGAGYRDTGAGYRAREPVTETGSQLQRQGAGYRDTGAGYRDREPVTETREPVTEPGSRLQRQGAGYRDTGAGYRDTGAGYRAREPVTETGSQLQRQGAGYRDTGAGYRDREPVTETREPVTEPGSRLQRQGAGYRAREPVTEPGSRLQRHGSRLQRHGNRLQSQGAGYRDTGAGYRDTGTGYRAREPVTETREPVTETREPVTEPGSRLQSQGAGYRDTGVDYRASC